The sequence GTAGTCCACACCCTTCTTTATTTTACCACCACAGGGACAGCGCCAGTTGAGTTTTATTGCTTCGGATATCTCGTACTTTCTGTAACACTTTGAACATGCTGTTTTATGATACTTGCCGAGACGTGGATCGAATCCATAGTTGCTGTGTATGTTGCCATTCAGAATTGAATCCTTCACACCATTGAACGTGAATTCTTTAAGTTCCATTTCATTAAACTCACGACCCAAACGGTGCGGCCATGGAGAATGGGCGTCTGAGTTAGTTAAGAAGGTGATGTCCTGAAGCTCCTCGATCCTGTCTGCCATGTCAGTGTCTGCTGAAAGTCCCAGCTCAAGAAAGTCAGGCTTTCTACCGTAGCAGTCATAGACACTGTCGTACTCCTTGTATATGCTCGTCCAGGGTGTGAAGGCATGGGATGGGCCTATTATACACCCCTCTTCATGGGCTGCATCCATTATCTCATCACCCTTCATCCGGATCTTGGGCCTTCCATCTGCATCCATGTTTCCATTGAGTTTACTGCGCAGGGCGTGGACAGATTCCAGTGATGGAAATATTATAACGTGATGAACCCTTTTTATATCCTCAACCTCTGTTGTTAGGATGAATTTGCATAGATCTGTATCATCCAAAGTTTCAGGGACATCTTCAGAACCTTCGGGAATCGTTCCATCTTTCAGGGAGAATATTCCATCAGATGTTTCTTCTGTTGTTTCTTCTATTATGTTAAGCCATTTCTGGTGCAATGCATCACCCGTTGCAACAAGATCCAGGCCCTTGAGCTTTGCCTGGGGTGCCATGGTAACAGGGGACATGTTCTTGGATGTTGCCATGGAGTACCTGCCATGTATGTGAAGATCAGCGTTTATTATCATGGTTCTACCTTTGATTCTGATGCTTTATAACCGTGAAGCTTCATTAAGTTCAAGTAACTCCATCGATTTTCAAAGGAAATTTCCTTCTAAAATAGTTTAGTTCATCAATAGAAATTGGAATTAATCGAATGATTGCAATTAATTAAATCTTTTAAATGTACATTCCATAGATCGTTAAATAGAATCTTTTAAAACTTGTTTTAAAATTTGTAAATAATGATTCAGTCAGGATTTGCAATTAAAAATAGTTAGTTCCTTGTTTGAGCTTGCTAAAGCTTTGCTAAGATATATTAAAAAAGTGGATTGAAAAAAAGAAGTTTAGGTTCTGAAACTGAAAGATAGAAATGTTTCAGTTTTATCCTATGTACCTGAGGTCTTCCTCACCTGGAACTATGTTCATCCTCTCAGTTACTTCTTTTTCCATTTGCTGAGCTTTGGATATCATTTTTCTGGTTTCTTCAGCCCTTTCTTCCAGTTTGGCTATGTCCAAGTCCATCTCAAGCAGTTTCAAGAGTACCTTTAGAACTGCCTTGGATGCATCTGCATCTATGAAGTATCCAGGTGTTTCACCCATTAAGCAGGCCCCTGTAATGCCTTTAGTCATTCCAAGACCAAGTAAAAGTCCAGATGCACCTATTATTCCCCCATCTGCAGACCTAAGGGTTACTTCATGTTCCTTTAATTTTTCTGCAAGTTCAGAGGTTGTTGCAGCACCGAAAACCTTGGGTTTTTCAACTGGCTGTCCTGTTCCAAGACCTCCGAGTGTGAACATCTCATTGACACCGTAACCTGCAACAAAATCCATTATGGTTCCACATATCTCGTACTGACCCTCTGGACTGAGGCCCTGGGTGTTTCCAACTAGGATTATGTAGTCCCTTTCTGATTCTCCCTGTGATTTAAGGCAGTAAAACTCGTTTTTCATTGGTTCTATGATTCCATTCTCATCCACAAAAACTTGAGGTGGGAATGAAGTTGAGTAGAGTTCTGCGAATTTTTCTGCATCCAGTTCATGGATCATGTGCTCTGCAACCAGTTTTCCCACATGTCCAATTCCAGGAAGTGCCTCTATGAATATTGGTTCCTGTAGTTCAACATCCTTGATCATTTTTATGAAAGTTCCATCCATCTAACCAACTCCTTGGCCCTCTAAGAGCTGTTTTTTAAGTATTCTTCTATACTTCCCGTATTTGTCTTCAGGAGAATACTTAGGAGGGTAAATAACTCCCACATCTCCACCACAGTGAGGGCAAACATCCTTCAGGGTATACTCCCTGCAGGACTTG is a genomic window of Methanobacterium congolense containing:
- a CDS encoding TIGR00375 family protein, which gives rise to MIINADLHIHGRYSMATSKNMSPVTMAPQAKLKGLDLVATGDALHQKWLNIIEETTEETSDGIFSLKDGTIPEGSEDVPETLDDTDLCKFILTTEVEDIKRVHHVIIFPSLESVHALRSKLNGNMDADGRPKIRMKGDEIMDAAHEEGCIIGPSHAFTPWTSIYKEYDSVYDCYGRKPDFLELGLSADTDMADRIEELQDITFLTNSDAHSPWPHRLGREFNEMELKEFTFNGVKDSILNGNIHSNYGFDPRLGKYHKTACSKCYRKYEISEAIKLNWRCPCGGKIKKGVDYRIYELSKWDEPHHPPERPPYIHILPLAEIISSTYCKGVTTVFVQKIWKELVYKFGNEINVLIQTPLEEIEAVDPKLSKVIKAFRTNTLHIESGGGGKYGEIMFEQDTLDSYF
- a CDS encoding proteasome assembly chaperone family protein, whose amino-acid sequence is MDGTFIKMIKDVELQEPIFIEALPGIGHVGKLVAEHMIHELDAEKFAELYSTSFPPQVFVDENGIIEPMKNEFYCLKSQGESERDYIILVGNTQGLSPEGQYEICGTIMDFVAGYGVNEMFTLGGLGTGQPVEKPKVFGAATTSELAEKLKEHEVTLRSADGGIIGASGLLLGLGMTKGITGACLMGETPGYFIDADASKAVLKVLLKLLEMDLDIAKLEERAEETRKMISKAQQMEKEVTERMNIVPGEEDLRYIG
- a CDS encoding RNA-protein complex protein Nop10, with the protein product MKMKKCKSCREYTLKDVCPHCGGDVGVIYPPKYSPEDKYGKYRRILKKQLLEGQGVG